GGCCTTGGCTCGCCTTCCTGAGGCTCGCTCGAGAGGCCCACTAGCTGCCTGTAAGCCGGGGGCCGTCGCGGCGTCTTGCTGTCGTTCCACTCCGCCTGCGCCGAGAGGCGCCTGCCTCGCATGGCCTGCTCCACGCCGGCCGCCACGACCCGGGCCTCCTCTACCAACTCTCTCGCCCCACCCCAGAATCCCAAACTAACCCGAGCGtgcccccccccgctcccggcCCCCTCGGGCCCCACCTCCGCACCTTCTCGATCTCGACACGCTCCttgggcgcgggggggggggcgacaccCGCAGAACTCCGCGCGCCGCCGCACCGTGGAGCGGCTCAAGGGCTGCCGGCGAGGGGCCTCCGGCGTTCCAGCGCCGCCCTTCgcatcgccctccgcccccccccccccggttttggtTGGGCCACGCTGAAGAACTGGGGCTCCCCTGCATCCCCACCCGCAACTGCAGACCGCGGGGGTTCCGCGTGCGGGTGTTGCGAGGCTCCTGGCTGCCGCCAGGCTGGGCCTCCCAGCAGCggctctcccccccacacccggCCGCCAGGGATCGCACCCCCCCGCTCTGCCCGCCGCCGCCCGCTCCTCCGGCGAGCCTCTCCGCGGCCTCATGCCCGCGCAGGCGCGTCCTTCCCCATTCGGCAAGGGGCGCCCCGTCCTCGCTGAGCCGGGCTTCAGCCCTCGCCGAAAGTGCACGGGAAACGGCAGCTATGGCCGACGCCGGGCGGGGGGCGAGCTCGTAAATGCGGGCGTCGGCGTCGGGGTGGCCCATCAAGCCCCCTCCACTCCGGCCCGGGCCGGCTCCCGCCCTCGCCCAGGCCATGGGCCCTCCGGCCCTCGGGTGGCCGACACGCCGGCCcgcccctctgccccctcccgcCCCAGCCCGGCAGCCCCGCAAGAGGCATCCCCCCAGCCACAGGCCCGCCTCCTCCGGGCACGAGGAAGCGCCCGTCCGCGCCGGCGGCGGCACCTCCCTGGGGACGAGCTAGCTCGATTTGCGAAGCGGGGAAACGGCACCCGCCGCCTTGCTtgtattttctcccccccccccccgccttttttaaaaaagaaaaaagaaagaaaaaggaaaggcgCCTGCGTATCTTCAGGGGGCATTTCAGGTTCCTCACGGGCTGCGGCGAGAGGGAGATTTAGCAGGAGCGCTCATGATGGGCACTGAGGTTCGAAGGGCTGCTCGTGAATATTGTCATGATTAAATTGGGGTGGGTCAACCAGCTGATGTGGACACCAGGTTGaagttctccctctccctctccctctccctctccctctctctctctctctctctcatcctaatAGGTATAGATGTGACCTAATAGATGTGACCCATACTGACCTATGGTGGAAACGCAGCGGTGAAGCCCAATCCTTCTCTGTTCTGCTGCTTAAGCCGTTCCAGGCTCCGCATCTCCtccaggatctatgctactgctttaaaacggtttataacagtagtgacaactgttggggctcaggacacactccagatacagttttcaaaacgttttggaAGTGtcttatcttgcttggtgtagatcaatTTCACCTCCAGGTTTCGCCTGGCGCAGGCGAATAGCAAACTTTAGACATTtacatctctctctttccatgAACCCGATGTGTCTCTCACAATCTAATTCACAGGcacgagagggccttctcggtgctgctctggtgctctggaactctcttcccggggaagctaggctggctccctccttgatgggctttcggaagcaggctaaaacttttttcttcaagcaggcctttggagaataatccagccctccatctatgttaatgtattataattttgttgtgtatttttaaattgttcatggttttgtttccctcccccccccatgtatattttaaactttgtaaggctgccttgaggcccagcattgggcaaaaggcgggatacaaataaatataataataataataataataataataataataataataataataataattcacacacacacacacacacacttatatgcCGTTGCAAATCTGTGACATCCAACAAGGGTGTGAGGTTGAAAATTGAGAGAAATATTGGACAAATCAAGCATTTTCTCCTTGGCAAGATCAATTTAATTCAGTGCTTGATTTGCTCACAAATTGTTCTTATGCCAACTCTCTGAGAGCCGACAAATTTTCTGTGGGGGGAGCGCAGAAGGGGGAGGGGTGCATCTTTACTGAATGTAAAGAAGAAGGCTACTATACCTGCTACATAAGGTAATTtacactgctttaaaaacaagtcGACAAAGATCTTGCCTGCAAACGCTCATGCTACAAATATGTTTAAGTAGGGCGCTATCATGCCAAAGTTTATCACGTTTAAGTTCCGTTGCTTTCAACGGGAGATTGTGCTTAATTTTCCAATTGCAATCTGAATCCTGTCTTAAATCGAATAGCCTTTAAGGTAAGGCGGGTCCCTGTTGTTTTTATGGACTTGCAAAAGATATTTTACATGCCTACCCTAGGAATGAAAAACAAGCTCGATTTTGTAGGACTCATCATGAATTATCAATAGTTATCCCTGATCTGTATATTCCTTTTTCTTGGCTATGTTGGGGCGGGTTTTCAACTGCAAGAATAAGAATCACACTGgaaatgcctttttcttttgATAAAATTTCATAACAGTTTATAAGTCTTGGGTGGATGTTGCCCCTTCGGGGTCTTgtctgttcgtttgtttgtttttgattcaAAACGTGAATGAAGGTGGGAGCAGAAGGAGCTGCCATACAATTGCAAAATAATTCGCTAAAATTCGCCCAAGGTATAAAGTCAGCGCCAGGGTGGAACTGACACCGTCTCATAACATTGCCTACGAGGAAAAGACAGACAGGCTGTCTCTGCCGCCAAGCCCATCTCCACAATATCGAGGACCATCAGGCATAGGCTTAAGCAGCGATCACCTGAAATCAATCACAAACGTGAAATGCCTGCCTGCGATGGCTAAGAAAACCCTTGATGAAGGGAGGGATTGAAATTGTTTCACTTCATGTCTCCAGATCAAAGGTAGATTTCCCCCCTTGGCGATGCGCATGTTTTGCAGAAGGTGGTTTCGTTTGGCAGACcgttacatgtttactcagaagtaagcccccactCACGGATCGCGGCCTTTCACCAATACCCAGTTGCAATTCCTAAcgatctggtggtggtggtggtatcctGGAGCGAAACCAATTCGCAGAGGCTTGGCTGGGAAAGGGTTACTGCGCCCTGGGCCCGGACCCCACCCCCTCGCCCGCTCTGCCTGGAAAAGATTAACAAGTCCGCTTGGCGGCGGTAGAGCCAATCAGACGCCTCCCCGAGCAGAGCCCTGCCCAATGGGAGAGGCCCGGCCCTGGAGCTGTCACTCCTCGGAGAGGCATGACAGCTGGGCTCGCAAGAAAAAGGCGGcgaagggaagggaaaagggccAGAGGCGCGCGGAGCGACGGGGAGGGCCGCCAGAGGCGCCGGGGCCAGGGCGGGTTGGGGCGCCCCAGCAGCAGAGGCGCGCGGGCCGAGGCAGGGCGCGCCAGCCCGCAGGcaggcggcaggcaggcaggccggcccCGACGCGAGCCGGGCTCTTTATGGGAGGGCCGAGCAGGACGCCCGGGGGGCCCGACGGCGCCGCCGACGCCCGGAAGGAGACCATGCCATCGCCCAGCTGAAGGGCGGCTCCCCGCCTTCGGAGCTCGCGCTGGGCACTTCtctgggccgggccgggccggcttGGCGGCGGGAGACCCATGGCCgtgcgcggcggcggcggtggcggcggcggcggcagcagccccGCGGCCCCGACGCCCTTCTCCATCCAAGCCATCCTCAACAAGAAGGACGAGCGCCGCGCGCGGAGCTTCTTGCAGGGCCGGCTGCAGCAGGTGCCGTCGCCCGCAGGGGGCGCCCTCGCCAGCCCCGACGTGGCGCCCTCCTGCTGCTGGAGGCTCTTCGGCGACGAAGCCGCGGCGCTCGCGGCCGCcttgcagccgccgccgccgccccagccCGCGCCCCCCTTGGCCCCCTCAGCTTCCAGGCCGCCGCCGGGCTCCGCCATCTGGGACTCGGACTCTGTCCTGAGCGAGGAGCAAGAGGGCGAcaaggaggacgacgacgacgacgaggaggagcaggaggacgaggacgaggcgGGCGAGGGCAggccgcccgccgccgccgccctgagGCCACGCCAAGGGCCGCGCTTCTGCGGCGGCGCACGATCCCCGCAGGCGCCGCCGGCGCAAGAGGGCCAAGGCCAGTCCCCGGCGGGTCTCAGCGACGGGGAGCTCTCCGCCCGAGTCTCAGGTACGCAGGGGTCTCTGTGGGGCACTTTGCGCCTCTGTTAATCTGGATTAAAGCGGCCATCCCGGAGGAGTTTCGGCTGATTACCGGAAGTGCTCGCGGCACTTGGAAGTTGGGGTGGGATTGGAGAATACCCATCCCAAAAcaccgcgcgcgcgcgcacacacacacatacaccctgcGTGTGCCAAAGGGGCGATTCTACAATCAACGATCTAGAGGCTCCCATTGGGAAGCGGCTGCGGTTATAGCTCCGGTTTGGCCCTGCTCCCCTTGCCTGAAACGACCCGCCAGCCTCCTAGGGTGTGCTGTCAAAATTAGGGGCCACTAGAAGTAAGCACTTTAACGCTGCAGTTCTATGCCCACTCACCTGGGAGCATTGCCCATGGATTttaggcttgcttctgagtaaacatgcacaggattgcgccgtTAGTCTGCatagaaatcagtgggatttaaaacTGGTGTTTTCTGCATCGCACTTTATTGTAAGTCACTTTGACTCCATCCTTGTGCAGAATGAAGTGGTGCACTGAGGTCACAGAACTCTTGACTGGACCACTTCAGTTTGTAggtgggagcgggggggggggggcgggaataaAAAGTTCCATGTATGTAGTAAATTATGGTCAAGGCGTTGACCCTAACCCTCTTCCTTTGCTATATTCAGGgagcttgagtgtgtgtgtgtgtgtgtgtgttgtcttgaGGGAGCATTCAAAACGAGATGTGTAGACTCAGTCCAGGCAGCCCAGAATTCTCCTACCCCTTCTGCTAATGTATAAAACATCCAGCTTGCTCAACAAGTCATAAAGCCTGGGTTTTCTTATGGGTAAAGAAGGGATTCTACATCTAATCTATGTGTGGGAAATAATCCGGAACCAGATGTTAATTCTGATAAACTAATGTGTGATACAAAGAGCTGTGGTATAAAAATGTGCAACTATTAAATCGTCTCCTTCTTGAGAGTTCAGGAGTCCAAAAATCAAAGGCTAGATCTAAATGTTTAacaaaggctagatctacactactgctttataacagtattgaagtgcactgagaactgttggggcacgatccacattccatatgccgcattcacagtgtcatttcctgctgtttattccacattcgtaatgatttgacacacggAGTAGATCCGGCCTCAGTGTTACAAGCTGAGTTTGATGTTTCTGTACAAAGGCACCGGCCACCTCTCCCGAAAGTGGCAGAATacttcaacaacaaaaatacgtTGCACTCTtcggggctagaaacttgctgtGTTTTAAATGAAACCTGTCTGCCCCTTGATCATCATCAAAAGTGTGGCCTATGAACGGGGCAGAAGTGAAGCCGACAGTTTTAACCTACCAGAGTGCAAAGCTAAACCCTAACATTTTCGCTTTATTCGTGGCTCGGGCTGCAATCCTCTAAACGCCTCCCTTGCAGCCATCCCCATTAATGGATGGGATTGGGCAGTCCGTCCCTGAATACCATCCTCCGGTCCGCCATGCCTAAGTACATGGCCTAGATATCTGTTTCCTTAAAACCGACGTGATTTCACTTCCTCTTAATGCATTTACAGGCAAAGCCTAGGCTtgtctactctgaagtaggtCAATGGaggtaaggggtgtgtgtggagggctgCACCTTTAGGATAGAGCAGCGAATGGCTTCCCGCCACTCGCCCAAGTCCCGCGGGCCCGGCGACCCGGAGATAGACCGGAAGCCTTTCCGGCTTGTCTCCAAACTTGGGAGGCAGCTTGGTGCATATCCTTGCGCGCGCCTCCCGAACGGGGATTCccatcttagccctgtgggggttCCTACTGCTGCAGGAATGGGGCCCGCTGAAATCAAGAggaaccaggggtggggtggggtggggaggggggctgccgccgccgccgccgccgcctgtggCGGGTGTCCGCTTTCCTGGCGCGTTTGTGCGCCGCGGGAGGCCCGTGCCGCTGGCGCCTGCCTTGGCTGCGGAGAGCGACAGACACCTTAGGGCAGAGATCCCGCCGTACGTGGAGCGGCAAAAGAGCCCGTCCTTCCCTCCTAGATACCCCCAAAGGCGCAAAATCATGCTCTTCTCCGGAGACCTGCCAGGCCTGAACGTTTGCTTTGCGGGAGAATCAACACACTACAACCCGGGAGCAGCCTTGGTGGTCTGGGGAGAAAATTCAAAGGGACCCGGAGAAGAGTGGCTTGCCCAGGGATGCCGAACGCGCTCCTTTCGGCGAGGAGGACGGGCCCTGGGAGGCGGAAAGCAGCCTGAGAGCAGGAGCAAATCCTATTAGGTAGGGTGCAGCCGCAGCCAGGCAGGTTTGTGCCTGTCGATTTAAACGGGGGAGTTAATCCCCGTTTCGGGATTTTTACATAGAACTCAACTTGGGGGGCATTGTGCCCCACCATTGCGGTGTCTTAACgtttgtattttcattttaacaCAGACTGGTAGTCTGAATCACGATCCTAGGAGCCACTTTTGTGCAGCAGATTCGTGGGAGagtcagagagagggagaatctgATAGTTCGCTGGCCGTGGAGACAATGCCGCCCCTTTGATTTAAGCTCCCTTTTCAAATTTACAGGAGTATTCCCCTTGGCAATTGGTCTCAGAGATCCCATTTATTTGAATGGCGTTGGCTTCCGTGTAAGGGTTGCTTTAGTCGACCCATCCGATCCACAATCCAAACCAACCCTAAACATGTTTTCGCTCAACCGGAACCAAGTTCCACAGGAAGATGCTGCTCAAGGCCTCCTCCAGGATGACCCAGGGTTGGGCCGCCTTGAGTTGGCGCAGTGCTGCCGATGAATGCCCGAGCAGGCTCGAACTGAACCGGTTCCGATTGCCTTCGCTctcccttttttttggggggggggtgccttACAGAGGGGAGgggtgccattctgaagccgAGGAGGCGCCCTACTAGCGAGTAGGCTTGGCTCTGGTTAGTAGTACAAGAACGGCGTTTGAATCCGGTCTTGCTGACCTGCTCCCCGGAGCTTTTCTCTGGCTTCTCGAGGTCGACTTTTCGCATCCTCTCGATCGGGTTGGGCGTCCAACTCAAGGTGTGCGTAGAGAGCGGCCCAGAAAGGCTTGTTTCCTCCCCCAAGTCTGAAGCCGTCCAGacgactttgggggtgggggggtcctcCCTTTCTGCGCCGAGAGGAGCACTTCCCCCTCCCCGGCGAGTTCCGGAAGGAGGCGGCCTTTCCGCTGCCTTTCCCCTTCGCCAGAGCTCGCTGCTGGGGCCTCCACCCCAAACTGGGCCCGCCGGCTGATCGCCTAAACTCGGCCGGGCTTGCTTTGGAGTAAGCGGGCAGCGGCCTTCGCCAGGCGGCGGGGTTCCTGGTCCGCCTGCTGCCTTCTTCGACGGGCCGAGGCGCCGCCagccgcccagcccagccctggtgGCAGCGGGTTTTCCAGCGTTTGCACCGAGCCGTACAAACGGAAAGAACCGTCGACGTCAAGCCCAGTCGGCAAACGAATCCCATGAAAAGGCGACCTGAGCGATACAACCGTCAAGCAGCCGCAGTAAAACGCCGCTGTCGAGAGCCGGGCAGCAGCGAAGCGCGAAGGAGACCCGTCCTGCGAGGCTGGAGGCGCAGCGAGCGCCGGGTCTCCGTCCCAGGCCTGCGGGGCGGGGGGCGAATGGCCGCGCAGCGAGGAGCAGGCCCGGCGGCCCCTGGGCGGGCTCCGCTCCCCCGCCGCCTCCCGCCCTCCTTCCCAGGCGCAAATAGGTTTGCTAGCCCGGGGAGGccgctgccccacccccagcccccgcATGCTGACCGAGGCTGGTCTTCCCGCTTCGCCTTTCCAGCCACGCTGGGCTGCGCTAGACGTTGCGGGGCCCCCTTCGGCGGAAGCAGGCGCAGGGTCGCGCCCTAGAGGCGTTCAGCAGCAGAAGCGAGCTCCGTCTTATCCCGCCAGTTGAACACACACAACCCGCGCATGCTCCGagcagtattattttttaaattaattttttttaaaaaatgcaggattGGTAAACCGTTTTTTGTTTCGCTCGAACCTATCAGGAGTTTAGAAGCGTTTGTAAAGCGTAGGATCGGGACGCTTGTGGCTGGCGGTGTGCTCCCCAGGCGAGAGAGCCGCCCTTGGCGCCCAAGCGCGCCG
This genomic stretch from Elgaria multicarinata webbii isolate HBS135686 ecotype San Diego chromosome 10, rElgMul1.1.pri, whole genome shotgun sequence harbors:
- the NKX3-2 gene encoding homeobox protein Nkx-3.2, producing the protein MAVRGGGGGGGGGSSPAAPTPFSIQAILNKKDERRARSFLQGRLQQVPSPAGGALASPDVAPSCCWRLFGDEAAALAAALQPPPPPQPAPPLAPSASRPPPGSAIWDSDSVLSEEQEGDKEDDDDDEAPPAQEGQGQSPAGLSDGELSARVSAGSGLRQAAGFLVRLLPSSTGRGAASRPAQPWWQRVFQRLHRAVQTERTVDVKPSRQTNPMKRRPERYNRQAAAVKRRCREPGSSEARRRPVLRGWRRSERRVSVPGLRGGGRMAAQRGAGPAAPGRAPLPRRLPPSFPGANRFASPGRPLPHPQPPHADRGWSSRFAFPATLGCARRERAALGAQARRVRGWLARRRLTGRFKGRPSVSGPGCSVSEAPRCPAFLAYRSHAEELEDEDGEDGSRGPGKYAKVLSEEEAAAAGAAPMAASAAAAAAPKPRKKRSRAAFSHAQVFELERRFNHQRYLSGPERADLAASLKLTETQVKIWFQNRRYKTKRRQLAADLLSAAPAAKKVAVKVLVRDDQRQYHPGEVLRPQPPPLLSLQPSYYYPYYCLPGWALSACAAAAAGGTQ